The following coding sequences are from one Cenarchaeum symbiosum A window:
- a CDS encoding pyridoxine/pyridoxal 5-phosphate biosynthesis enzyme (COG0214) — MIPLAGEIQTARGIKGGMVGAGSSVRGSSTVKRGLAHMLKGGVVMDVTTVRQAQIAEEAGAVSVMVLDKLPSDVRKAGGVARTASMEIVREIMDAVTIPVMAKCRIGHTYEAKVLQELNVDMIDESEVLTPADESQHIWKWDFTTPFVNGARSLGEALRRIEEGAAMIRTKGEPGTGNVTEAVIHIKKVRDEIREIKSLYDADDRQGLVQAAREFRASYKLVEDTARLGDLPVVNFAAGGISTPADAAYLMSLGCSGVFVGSGVFKADDASERARAIVLATAHWEDPAKVAEAQSMIDERQSMLGLGPDKMELRMQERGGSA, encoded by the coding sequence ATGATTCCACTTGCCGGCGAGATACAGACTGCCCGGGGCATAAAGGGCGGCATGGTGGGGGCAGGCTCCTCTGTGCGCGGCTCGTCCACCGTAAAGAGGGGCCTTGCGCACATGCTCAAGGGCGGAGTGGTCATGGATGTCACCACTGTCAGGCAGGCACAGATAGCAGAGGAGGCGGGGGCCGTCTCTGTAATGGTCCTGGACAAGCTGCCATCCGATGTCCGCAAGGCAGGAGGAGTGGCAAGGACCGCCAGCATGGAGATAGTCCGGGAGATAATGGACGCAGTGACGATCCCCGTCATGGCAAAGTGCCGCATAGGCCACACATACGAGGCCAAGGTCCTGCAGGAGCTCAACGTGGACATGATAGACGAATCCGAGGTGCTCACTCCAGCCGATGAAAGCCAGCACATCTGGAAGTGGGACTTTACGACCCCCTTTGTAAACGGGGCCCGGTCGCTTGGCGAGGCGCTCCGCAGGATAGAGGAAGGGGCAGCCATGATAAGGACAAAGGGCGAGCCGGGCACGGGCAACGTGACCGAAGCTGTAATCCACATCAAAAAAGTGCGCGATGAAATAAGGGAGATAAAGTCCCTCTACGATGCGGACGACCGCCAGGGCCTGGTACAGGCGGCAAGGGAGTTTCGCGCCTCCTACAAGCTGGTAGAAGATACCGCTAGACTGGGGGATCTCCCGGTGGTCAACTTTGCAGCAGGCGGCATATCGACCCCTGCTGATGCGGCATATCTCATGTCCCTTGGATGCTCGGGCGTCTTTGTGGGCTCTGGAGTATTCAAGGCAGATGACGCAAGCGAGAGGGCCCGGGCGATAGTCTTGGCGACTGCCCACTGGGAAGATCCCGCAAAGGTGGCAGAAGCGCAGTCTATGATCGACGAAAGGCAGTCCATGCTGGGGCTCGGGCCCGACAAGATGGAGCTGCGCATGCAAGAAAGGGGCGGTTCTGCATGA